One Longimicrobium sp. DNA window includes the following coding sequences:
- a CDS encoding alcohol dehydrogenase catalytic domain-containing protein, with protein MRAMVIPRHGGPEVFELRNIDRPRPRAGEVLVRVVCSGTNPVDAKLRQNASWAGLTPPLVLGYDVSGVVEEVGADVADFKPGDEVFYAG; from the coding sequence ATGCGCGCGATGGTCATTCCCCGCCACGGCGGGCCCGAAGTCTTCGAGCTGAGAAACATCGATCGTCCCCGGCCGCGTGCCGGCGAGGTGCTGGTGCGCGTGGTGTGCTCCGGCACCAACCCGGTAGATGCCAAGCTGCGCCAGAACGCGTCGTGGGCCGGGCTCACGCCGCCGCTGGTGCTGGGCTACGACGTGTCGGGCGTGGTGGAGGAGGTGGGCGCCGACGTGGCCGACTTCAAGCCCGGCGACGAGGTGTTCTACGCCGG